One window from the genome of Streptomyces sp. NBC_01476 encodes:
- a CDS encoding DUF4232 domain-containing protein, which translates to MSSMRNSGTRLVGAAATVVLAALSLTACGDGTATRDEGAATTASPAPSTGVPTARTAADGPSSSPSTAKPARSGASAGPGAPHGAEPAAPAGSKPAANTGTGRTKAPAAPTTPVTCEGSTTKVVAAPLNRPVNHMLLTVTNTGSRTCYLYGYPALRFGDAQAVPPVIEDSHPQAVVTLNPGESGYASVNLSAADGSGSNGHTVKSLTVYFQGRSGSGNVGAAAHPPLPAKGTYVDDSLNTTYWQQSMDDALTW; encoded by the coding sequence ATGTCCAGTATGCGAAACTCCGGTACCCGTCTCGTAGGCGCCGCCGCGACCGTCGTTCTCGCCGCGCTCTCCCTGACCGCGTGCGGCGACGGAACGGCCACCCGGGACGAGGGCGCCGCCACGACCGCGTCGCCTGCCCCGTCCACGGGCGTTCCCACCGCCAGGACCGCGGCCGACGGCCCGTCCTCGTCGCCCTCCACCGCGAAGCCCGCGAGGTCCGGGGCGTCCGCGGGGCCCGGGGCGCCCCACGGGGCCGAGCCCGCGGCACCCGCCGGCTCCAAGCCGGCGGCCAACACCGGCACCGGCCGCACCAAGGCTCCGGCCGCCCCCACCACACCGGTCACCTGCGAGGGATCCACCACCAAGGTCGTGGCCGCCCCGCTGAACCGTCCGGTCAACCACATGCTGCTCACGGTCACCAACACCGGCAGCCGTACGTGCTACCTCTACGGCTACCCGGCGCTGCGCTTCGGCGACGCCCAGGCCGTACCGCCGGTCATCGAGGACTCCCACCCGCAGGCCGTGGTCACGCTCAACCCGGGCGAGTCCGGCTACGCCTCCGTCAACCTGTCCGCCGCCGACGGCAGCGGCTCGAACGGCCACACCGTGAAGTCCCTGACCGTCTACTTCCAAGGCCGGTCCGGCAGCGGGAATGTCGGCGCCGCCGCCCACCCGCCGCTGCCCGCGAAGGGCACCTACGTCGACGACTCGCTCAACACCACCTACTGGCAGCAGTCGATGGACGACGCCCTGACCTGGTGA
- a CDS encoding transcriptional regulator has translation MEEQVSEVTGARETEEFAALLRELKDRSGLSYGALAKRLHMSTSTLHRYCHGAAVPTEYAPVERLARVCRATPQELMGLHRQWVLADAARRIRADQATAARAGAGAGARAVDPGGTVAEPAAPGDARAGGASDGAGAGVGSADAAPVGAGPVGAGPVDAGSMAAGSADAAPTAAPSAAPSARGANGPADEPVVAHLTPGPASPRRRRTALVASAAVAALVVAAVLVAHPPWDGGGPDASDARAAGTAASSGTTGARKPSATPSPGGQSRTPSVSAPATPSRTSGTGTPQGSPSPGRSAAAGPAGGSGTGAVPLTVATRPYVYDNPCSQHFLVDSAPAQVGPPANEPDAPRWAAAYGAVSSGEQRVALTVQGTGADTVVLEALHVSVTSRGAPLAWNDYSMGVGCGGGVDSKSFDVDLDDGSPAVTVKNGQRDFPYKVSESDPEVFYVTAHTKAHDVRWDLTLDWSSGTRHGTVRVDNDGTPFRTSADAARPGYDYPLGGSDWIPREP, from the coding sequence ATGGAGGAGCAGGTGTCAGAGGTGACGGGGGCCCGGGAGACCGAGGAGTTCGCGGCGCTGCTGCGGGAACTCAAGGACCGCTCGGGACTGAGCTACGGGGCACTGGCGAAGCGGCTGCACATGAGTACGTCGACGCTGCACCGGTACTGCCATGGCGCCGCGGTCCCGACCGAGTACGCACCGGTGGAGCGCCTCGCGCGGGTGTGCCGGGCGACGCCGCAGGAACTCATGGGACTGCACCGGCAGTGGGTGCTCGCGGACGCGGCACGCAGGATCAGGGCGGACCAGGCGACGGCGGCGCGGGCGGGGGCGGGCGCGGGCGCGCGGGCGGTCGACCCGGGGGGCACCGTCGCGGAACCGGCCGCGCCGGGGGATGCGCGTGCGGGGGGCGCTTCGGACGGGGCCGGGGCGGGGGTCGGATCGGCGGATGCGGCACCGGTTGGCGCCGGGCCGGTGGGGGCCGGGCCGGTGGACGCCGGATCGATGGCCGCGGGATCGGCGGACGCGGCACCTACCGCGGCACCCTCGGCGGCACCCTCCGCTCGCGGCGCGAACGGCCCGGCGGACGAACCGGTCGTCGCCCATCTGACACCGGGCCCCGCCTCACCACGCCGGCGCCGCACCGCACTGGTCGCCTCCGCCGCGGTGGCCGCCCTGGTGGTGGCCGCCGTACTGGTCGCGCATCCGCCCTGGGACGGTGGCGGACCGGACGCGAGCGACGCGCGGGCAGCCGGTACCGCCGCGAGCAGCGGGACGACCGGCGCCAGGAAGCCGTCCGCCACGCCGTCCCCTGGCGGCCAGAGCCGTACCCCGTCCGTATCGGCACCCGCCACCCCGTCCCGTACGAGCGGAACCGGCACCCCGCAGGGCAGCCCCAGCCCCGGGCGGAGCGCGGCAGCCGGGCCCGCCGGCGGCAGCGGCACCGGCGCCGTCCCCCTCACCGTCGCCACCCGCCCGTACGTCTACGACAACCCGTGCAGCCAGCACTTCCTCGTCGACAGCGCACCCGCACAGGTCGGCCCGCCCGCGAACGAGCCGGACGCGCCACGCTGGGCCGCCGCGTACGGCGCGGTCTCCTCGGGCGAACAGCGGGTCGCCCTCACCGTCCAGGGCACCGGCGCGGACACCGTCGTCCTGGAGGCGCTGCACGTGAGCGTCACCTCCCGGGGCGCACCGCTGGCCTGGAACGACTACTCGATGGGCGTCGGCTGCGGCGGCGGCGTCGACAGCAAGTCCTTCGACGTCGACCTGGACGACGGCAGCCCCGCGGTCACCGTCAAGAACGGCCAGCGCGACTTCCCGTACAAGGTCAGCGAGTCCGACCCGGAGGTCTTCTACGTCACCGCCCACACCAAGGCGCACGACGTCCGCTGGGACCTCACCCTCGACTGGTCCAGCGGCACCCGCCACGGCACGGTCCGCGTCGACAACGACGGCACCCCCTTCCGCACCAGCGCCGACGCCGCCCGCCCCGGCTACGACTACCCGCTGGGCGGCAGCGACTGGATCCCCCGCGAACCCTGA